From the genome of Kryptolebias marmoratus isolate JLee-2015 linkage group LG19, ASM164957v2, whole genome shotgun sequence, one region includes:
- the nkx2.2b gene encoding NK2 homeobox 2b has translation MPSGTTPRTGFSVRDILDLPNPTGTEVQNSKKVPEPNSWISWSRGTESGSEQKPDELCSNRSRVGSAQKNRGRKRRVLFSKAQTFELERRFRQQRYLSVPEREHLAALIHLTPNQVKIWFQNHRYKMKRARTERRQELQLLPNRVTNQVLMRDGRPCEPLRSGLRFGISLPLCAYTPLLHPACGSEPNGPNGPNGPSGPQQHLAHFYPWSW, from the exons ATGCCGTCCGGAACCACCCCACGAACCGGTTTTTCTGTGCGGGACATCTTGGATCTTCCGAACCCGACCGGGACCGAGGTGCAGAACTCCAAAAAAGTTCCGGAGCCGAACAGCTGGATCAGCTGGAGCCGCGGAACCG AGTCCGGTTCGGAGCAGAAACCAGACGAACTCTGCTCGAACAGATCCCGGGTCGGTTCGGCCCAGAAGAACCGCGGCAGGAAGAGGCGCGTGCTGTTCTCCAAGGCTCAGACCTTCGAACTGGAGCGGCGGTTCCGACAGCAGCGGTACCTGTCGGTTCCGGAGCGGGAGCACCTGGCGGCTCTGATCCACCTCACCCCGAACCAGGTCAAGATCTGGTTTCAGAACCACCGCTATAAGATGAAGCGGGCCCGAACCGAACGGCgccaggagctgcagctgctgccgaACCGGGTCACCAACCAGGTTCTGATGCGGGACGGGAGGCCCTGCGAACCGCTCCGGTCCGGACTCAGGTTCGGGATCAGCCTGCCTCTGTGCGCCTACACCCCGCTGCTGCACCCTGCCTGCGGTTCGGAACCGAACGGACCGAACGGACCGAACGGACCGTCCGGACCGCAGCAGCACCTGGCCCACTTTTACCCGTGGAGCTGgtga